Proteins from a single region of Arctopsyche grandis isolate Sample6627 chromosome 1, ASM5162203v2, whole genome shotgun sequence:
- the LOC143913003 gene encoding ubiquitin-conjugating enzyme E2 N has protein sequence MAALPRRIVKETQRLMQEPVPGISAVPSDTNARYFHVIVTGPEDSPFEGGLFKLELFLPEDYPMSAPKVRFITKIYHPNIDRLGRICLDILKDKWSPALQIRTVLLSIQALLSAPNPDDPLANDVAELWKVNEAEAIRNAKDWTRRYAMDN, from the coding sequence ATGGCGGCCTTGCCGCGACGCATCGTCAAGGAGACGCAGCGGCTGATGCAGGAGCCGGTGCCGGGGATCAGCGCCGTGCCGTCGGACACGAACGCGCGCTACTTCCACGTGATCGTGACGGGGCCCGAGGACTCGCCCTTCGAGGGCGGCCTCTTCAAGCTGGAGCTGTTCCTGCCCGAGGACTACCCCATGTCCGCGCCCAAAGTGCGCTTCATCACCAAGATCTACCACCCGAACATCGACCGGCTGGGCCGCATCTGCCTCGACATCCTCAAGGACAAGTGGAGCCCCGCGCTGCAGATCCGCACCGTCCTGCTCTCCATCCAGGCGCTGCTCTCCGCGCCCAACCCCGACGACCCGCTCGCCAACGACGTCGCCGAGCTCTGGAAGGTCAACGAGGCCGAGGCCATCCGCAACGCCAAGGACTGGACCAGGCGCTACGCCATGGACAACTAA